Below is a genomic region from Flavobacterium ginsengisoli.
TACTGTAACAACTAGTGCAGAAACAACACCTAAAGTACTTACTTTAAAAGGTACAGTTATCTAAGATTTTTAATAGGTTGGTTATATGGCGAAAGCTCCAGACATGAAAATTGTTTGGAGCTTTTTATTTTTTTATTAAACGCTTAAATTTCAAAAAAATAAGGTTAAGATTTATTTCAGAGTTCTTTGATTTAATAGAATTTTTTCTACTTTTAACTCATTAAATAGAATTTAAAAAATAGACTTTAACACATAGAAACATAGATTTTTAAGTCTAAAAATAGGGATTAAAAAGAAACAAGTTTCGACACATAGATAAACTATGTGCATTTAAATTAGCGAAACGCCTTTTTTTAATTTTTCAAAAAATTATGTTTCTATGTGTTGAAAATAATTAAGCTCAACAGATTTACTTTTAATAAAAAAATCTACTTATGAAAATTTGGTATACGCCTTTAATTGCAGTTGTTTTTTTCGTTGTTTTTTCGTGTAATTCGAAAGCCGATAAGAAGGAAGAAAAATCGATAAAAAAAGTTGAAAAAATTCCAGAATTAAAACTTACAATTGACACCGCACGCATTGCGAAGTTTTATGAAAATTATCCTAAACTGGATAAATTTAAAAATGATGTAACCGCTTTGTATCAAAAAAACAAATCAACTCAATTATGGCAGGATAATAAAGGAGTAGTTGAGTTTGGAAGTACATTATTCAATCAATACAAAAATTTAGATCAAGAAGGATTAAAAGCCAATTACCCTTATAAAGAAGAACTAAATTCGGTTTTCGAAAACAATCCAAGCAAAAAATTATCCAAAGAAGATACCGATTTATTGTTGTCAAATTTGTATTACTATTATGCCGAAAAAGTATATGCAGGTTTTGATGAAAAAACAAGTATTTCGTTAGAATGGCTTTTGCCAAGAAAAAAATTCAACTATCAAGTACTTTCAGATTCTATTTTTAAGAAATCAACCATTTTGGATGATAAGAAGAAAAAAGATGTTCAGCCAGTATTACAAGCTTCGTGATGCTTTAAAAGAATATAGAGAAATTGAGAAAAACGGCGGTTGGAAAACTATCGAAACTGATGAAGATTACAAAGCGTTAAAAGTTGGAGATTCATCAGATATTGTTGCTCAAATTAGAGAAAGGCTTTTTGTAACAAAAGATATTAAGGAAGATAATAAAAGTGCCGTTTGCGATACCATTTTAATGAAAGCCATGAAGTACTATGAAGCACGTCACGGTTATACTCCAAAAAACACTATTTTATTAGAGCATATAAATGATTTAAATATTCCAGTTTCAGAACGTATCAAAACAATTATCGTGAATATGGAACGTTGCCGCTGGATTGATCCTGAATTAGAAAAAGGTCAAAAATATATCGAAGTTAATATTCCTGAATTTAAACTGTATATAATTGAAGACGGAAAAATTGCTTTTATTTCTCCAGTTGTGGTTGGAAGAGCAATGACCAAAACCGTTATTTTTAGCGGAATGATGAGTAATATTGTTTTTAGTCCGTATTGGAATGTACCAACGAGCATTATTAATTCGGAGATTAAACCCGGAATGGCAAAGGATAAAAATTATCTGCAAAAGAAAAATCTGGAGTGGAATAATGGCGCGGTTCGTCAGCTTCCAGGAAAAAATAATTCTTTAGGTTTAGTGAAGTTTTTATTTCCAAATTCAAGCAATATTTATTTGCATGATACACCTTCAAAAAGTTTGTTCGAAAGAGAAAGCCGAGCATTTAGTCATGGTTGTGTCCGTGTAGCAAAACCACGTGAATTGGCAATTGAATTATTAAAAGTAGATCCGCAATGGAATCCTGCAAGAATTGATAAAGCCATGCATGCAGGAAAAGAAAGCTGGTATACGCTTAAGAAAAAAATTCCAGTATACATAGGATATTTTACCGCTTGGGTTGACCGCGAAGGAAATCTAAACTTCTACAAAGATATTTATGGAAGAGATGAAAGTCTAATTAAACTCTTAACCGAAGAATAAAAGTTTAAGGTTGCCACGAATTGCACGAATTTACACGAATTAAATTATAGTATTGCAAATAAAAAATTAGTAAAAATTAGTGCAATTCGTGGCAAAAAATAAAAGCCAGAGATTAAAGGATTAAAAAAATCTGTGCAAATCTTTTTATCGCGATAGCTATCGGGAGTGACAAAAAATAAATTAGTGCCTAAAAAAATTATTTCTCCAAGACATCAACACATTTATAAAAGCGTTTGGTATAATGTTCTGTATCAAGCGCTGTTATAGTTACTTGCTGTGCTTTTCCTGACGAAGCATGAATAAATTTCGAATGCATTCCATTGGCTTCACAAATAATTCCAACGTGACCTACAATATTTCTGTTTTTATATCCGTAAAAAACTAAAATATCACCAACTTTAAAATCTTCTGGTTTTACAGTTTTACCAATATTTTTATAACCGCTAGAACTTCGCGGAAGCGTCATTCCAAAATTTTTAAATACATAACCCACAAAACCCGAGCAATCAAATCCTTTTTGCGGATTACTGCTGGCGTACCTGTACGGAATTCCTAAATGTTTTTTTGCAAAAGCAACAATAGAATCACGATTGATTTCGGTTTGAATATTAGAATTTTGAACTAGAATTTGTTCACTATTCTTTTTGAAAGTAAAAGAAGAAAATAATATAAAGGCAGATAGAAAAGTAAAAAGACGTAATTTCATTTGGGCTATAAAAACTATTGAATTGATAAATAAAAACGGCAAATTAAGCATTTCAAAGCAATACTATTTGATGCACTTGTAAGAATTAACGTTATGAAATCCAAAAGTGATGTGTTTGTGTGGTGTTTTTTTATTACTTTTTGACATTTTAGTATCTTTTTCGATATTCTCTTTCCAATATATTTGTGAATCGTATTTAGATTTTAACAAATAAATTATGTTTCCCAAAAAAATAGCCCTTTTAATTTTGTTTTTGCTGATTTCAGTTATTTCGACTTCGCAAACACTAAATTCAAATAAAACTTTCTTATATCAGGGCAGAATAGAAAAACTGCAAAATGATAATGTCATTTTAATCGGAACAGCTTCATCTGTTTCTTTCAATTTTACAGGAAAAGAGTGTTCAATTTCACTTCAAAGCGTAGACGCTTATGAACATCATAATTATGTTCAATTGGTTTTGGACGGTAAATATATTGGGAAGATCAGAATTGAAAAAGGAGCTGTGCAGGTATTTCCAATAAAAGTGACTTCAAGTAAAAAAGAACATCGACTAGAAATTTATAAAAATACTGAAGCCCAAAGCGGCAATATTTTGTTTGCTGGAACAACTTCGAAATTAATTCCGATTTCGTTTAAAAAGAAAAAGAAAATAGAATTTATTGGTGATTCTATTACTTGTGGCGCCGCTAGCGATCCGTCTGATGTTCCTTGTGATAAAGGAGAATACATGGATCATCATAACGGTTATTATGCTTATGGACCAACACTTTCACGAGAAATCGATGCAGATTACTTAATGAGTCGCGTTTCTGGAATCGGAATGTATAGAAACTGGAATGATGAGAATAAAGACGAAGCTATAATGCCAGATGCTTATCCAAATTTATATCTAACGAAAGATGCATCAAAACCTAAATATGATTTTGCTTTTCAACCTGATATTATCAGTATTGCTTTAGGAACAAATGATTTTTCTGGCGGAGATGGTAAAAAAGAAAGATTGCCTTTTAATCCAGAAAAATACATTTCGAATTACATCAATTTTATAAAAATGTTGTACGAACATAATCCAAAAGTACAGATTGTAATTACGAATAGTCCAATGGTTGGAGGAGAAAGAGGAGTTGTTTTTGAAGATTGTCTGAATAAAGTTAAAAACGCTTTCGCGAATGATAAAGCACATAAACCAATTCAGATTTTCAAATTTAAACCAATGACTCCAAGCGGATGTTCAGGACATCCAGATCTTGCAGAACATAAGGTTTTGGCAAACGAATATGCTCCATTTTTAAAGAAGTTGCTAAATGAAAAATAATATCTATAAGTTTGTTTTCTTTTTATTGATTTCCAGTACTATGATGGCAAACATTTCGCTTCCGAATATTTTTAGTGATAATATGGTTTTACAACGCAACTCTCAAGTGAAAATTTGGGGTTGGGCAAATCCTAAAGAAGAAATTAAACTAGTTTCGAGTTGGAACAATCAGGAATATAAAACCGTTGCCAACAACCAAGCAAAATGGGAAATTACCATTAAAACTCCAGAAGCGGGCGGACCTTTTACTATTTCTATAAAGGGCTATAATGAAGTCGTTTTAAAAAACATTCTAATTGGAGAAGTTTGGCTTTGTTCTGGACAATCAAATATGGAAATGTCTGTGAGTTGGGGAATTGATGATGGAGAAGAAGAAATGAAAAATGCAACGAATCCAAACATTCGTTTTTTTACCGTTCCAAAATTAACGGCGGAAAGTCCGCAGAATAATTTGCTGGGAAATTGGACAGAATCGACTCCAGAAACGATGAAATATTTTAGTGCGATTGGCTACTTTTTTGCTAAACGCCTTCGCGAAGATTTAAAAAATGTTCCAATCGGATTAATTTCTTCGAATTGGGGCGGAACTCCGGCTGAAATCTGGATGCCAGAAGATGTGGTAAATAATGATCCGCTTTTATTAGAAAATGCAAAAAAGCTTAACGAACAAGAATATGGACCAAGACAACCTGGACGTGCTTATAATGCGATGATTTATCCAATTGTCGGATTTAAAATCGCAGGAACGCTTTGGTATCAAGGAGAATCTAATGTTGGTTCGTTAGTTTATGATAAAACTTTAGGAGCCTTAATTATTTCTTGGAGAAAAGAATGGAATGATAATTTTCCATTTTATTACGTTCAGATTGCGCCATTTAAAAATGGTTCAAATAATTTCTCAAACGTAACGGTTAGAGATTCTCAGAGAAAATTATTGAAAGAAGTTTCAAAAACAGGAATGGTTGTAATTAGCGATATTTCGAATACGATTGATATTCATCCCAAAAATAAAAAATCGGTTGGAATTCGTTTAGCGAATCTAGCTTTGGCCGAAACTTATAAAACCAATTCTAACTTGGTTAATGGACCGCTTTTTAAAGGAATTAAAGTGAATAAAAATGCAGTAATCGTTTCTTTTGACTACGGAGACGGATTGTACTTTAAAGACAAAAAATCGAATCAATTTGAGGTTGCGGGAGTAGATGGAGTTTTCTATCCGGCCGAAGCTTCGATTAAAAATGACGAAGTGATTGTGACAAGTAAAAAAGTAGCTTCTCCAGCAAAAGTGAGATTTGCATGGGGAAATACGATTCAGTCAGATTTGTTTAATAAAGCGAATTTGCCTGCTTCTTGTTTTATTTCTGAGTTATAGAGAGAAGGGAAAAGAAGCAAGATTTTAGATTATTGATCTGCTTTGCCAGGCTTAGTGAAGTCGAAGCTAAAAATGTATAGTTCGAATCTCTCAAAGACGCTAAGGCGCAAAGTTTTGGAAAACTTAGGATCTCAGAAGCTTAGCATCTTAGTACCTAAAAAAGAACTAACTAAACCATCATGAAAAATAAAAAAATAATTATTATCGGGGTTTTATCCCTGTTTACTGTTGGAAATATGAATGCACAAAAAAAGCCGTATCTGGATAAAAATAAAACTGTTGAGCAGCGCATAGACCTGCTTCTGCCATTAATGACGCTGGAGGAAAAAGTTGGGCAGATGAACCAATACAATGGCTTTTGGGATGTTACGGGACCGGCGCCAAAAGGCGGAACAGCCGAACTGAAATACGAGCATTTAAGAAAAGGCCTTGTGGGATCGATGCTGACAGTTCGCGGCGTTAAAGAAGTGCGCGCGGTGCAGAAAATTGCAGTCGAAGAAACCCGCTTGGGAATTCCATTAATTATCGGTTTTGACGTGATACATGGCTATAAGACGTTAAGTCCGATTCCGCTGGCAGAAGCTGCGAGCTGGGACTTGGAAGCGATTAAAAAATCGGCGGCGATTGCGGCAGATGAAGCTTCGGCATCTGGAATTAACTGGACTTTCGGGCCAAATGTTGATGTGGCAAATGATGCGCGTTGGGGACGCGTGATGGAAGGCGCGGGAGAAGATCCGTATTTGGGAAGCAAAATTGGATATGCAAGAGTAAAAGGCTTTCAGGGCGAAACGGTTGCTGATTTGGCTAAAGCAAATACAATTGCTGCCTGTGCAAAACATTTTGCCGCTTACGGTTATGTTGAAGCAGGATTGGAATATAATATCGTAGACATTAGTAATTCGAAATTGTACAATTCGGTCTTGCCTCCTTTTGAAGCAACGGTTGACGCTGGAGTTCGCACGTTTATGAATTCGTTTAATACTTTGAACGGTGTTCCTGCAACTGGAAATGCCTTTTTGCAAAGGGATATTCTAAAAGGGAAATGGAAGTTTGACGGATTTGTAATTTCGGATTACGCTTCGATTCGCGAAATGATCGCTCACGGTTATGCAAAAGACGAAGCCGATGCAGCGGCAAAAGCCGTAATTGCAGGTTCTGATATGGATATGGAATCGTATTTGTATGTAGCGAAATTAGTTGATCTGGTAAAATCGGGAAAAGTAAAAGAATCTTTAATCGATGATGCCGTTCGCAGAATTTTGCGTGTAAAATTTGAATTGGGGCTATTTGATGATCCGTACAGATATTGCGATGAGAAACGCGAAAAAGAAGTTGTGGGAAGCAGAGCCAATAACGAAGGCGTTTTGGATATGGCAAAGAAATCGATCGTTTTGCTGAAAAACGAAAAGAATCTGCTTCCGCTGAAAAAATCAGGTCAGAAAATCGCTTTGATCGGAGCTTTGGCAAATGATAAAAACAGTCCGTTGGGAAGCTGGAGAATTGCGGCTTCAGACGATACTGCGGTTTCGATTTTGGAAGGGATGCAGCAGTACAAAGGCAATCAGCTTACTTTTGAAAAAGGTGCAGATTTATTAAAACAGAAAGCAACTTTCTTAACGGAAACCGTTTTCAATACAACAGACAGAAGCGGATTTGAAGTCGCTAAAAATGCGGCTAAAAATGCCGATGCCGTAGTAATGGTTTTAGGCGAATACGGATTCCAGAGCGGTGAAGGAAGAAGCAGAACCGATTTGAATCTGCCAGGTTTGCGGCAGGAATTATTGGAAGAAATCTACAAAGTGAATCCGAATGTGGTTTTGGTTTTAAACAATGGACGTCCGCTGAGCATTCCGTGGGCGGCAGAAAATGTTCCGGCCATTGTGGAAGCTTGGCATTTGGGAACCCAAGCCGGAAATGCAGTTGCGCAGGTTTTGTACGGAGACTACAATCCGAGCGGAAAATTGCCGATGTCGTTTCCTAGAAATGTTGGACAGGTGCCGATTTATTACAACAAATACAGCACAGGAAGACCGATCGATAGCGATAAAAATGTTTTCTGGTCGCATTATATGGATGTCGAGAAAACGCCCCAATTTCCGTTTGGTTTTGGATTAAGCTACACCACTTTCGATTATAAAAACCTGAAATTGAATAAAACATCTTTTGCAAAAGGTGAAAAAGTTCAGGTAAGCGTTGAAGTTGCAAACTCTGGAAATTACGACGGAAAAGAAGTGGTTCAATTGTACATTCATGATGAATATGCAAGCATCGTCCGTCCGATTAAAGAATTGAAAGGTTTTGAACTGGTAAGCCTGAAAAAAGGGGAAACCAAAACGGTAAGCTTTACTTTAACGGATAAAGAGCTTGGTTTTTACGATAACGAAGGAAATTATCTGGTAGAACCAGGAACTTTTAAAATCATGGTTGGAGGAAGTTCTGATAAAGGTTTGCAGAGTGGTTTTGAAATTAAAGAGTAAAAAGGGTTTTGCCACAAAGGTACTAAGACACTAAGTTTTTTTAATCTCACAATCCCGATAGTTATTGGCAGTAAAGATTTTTGAATAGCCCCTAGCTTCAGCTAGGGAAATAAGATTTGAATAGGAACAGGGCTTTAGCCAAACTTTGTAGGTTTGGCTAAAGCCCTGTTTTATTGTGGTTATGTTTTCATCCAGCTAAAGCTGGACGCTATTGATTTGCATATTGTAGTTTGTTAAGTATTTGTATGTTAGTATTTTATTGTAGGAAAAATATTTTGGTTTACGCTTTTGCCTTATCTTTGATAGACAGCCATTTAAATATTTTTTAATTGGCAATTCAAGGTAAGCTGAAAACTTTATAGAGTAGGCAAGATTTTAAAACAGTATTATGGAACATTCTTTATTTAAAAAAGTGAAAGCGACAATTGATTATTGGTACATTCCGTTATTAGTGGGAATACTTTTTGTAATCATCGGATTTTGGTCTTTTGCCACACCTGTAAAGGCATATTTAACATTAGCATTTTTATTTAGTGTATCGTTTCTGGTCAGCGGAATTTTTGAAATTATTTTTGCACTTTCAAACAGAAAAAAATAGACAATTGGGGCTGGACGCTGATCTCGGGAATTATAGGTTTAGGAGTTGGAATAGTATTAATTGCTAATCCGTTAGTTTCAGTAACACTTTTGCCACTTTATGTTGGATTGGCTATTTTGTTTCGCTCTGTAATGGCTATTTTTATGGCTTTTAATTTAAAAAGCTATTCTGTTCCAGATTGGAAAAATCTTTTAGGATTAGGAATTTTGGGACTATTGTTTTCATTTTTGTTATTATGGAATCCTGTTTTTGCGGGACTTTCAATAGTATATTGGACTGCTTTTGCTTTCATCGCAAGCGGTATTTTTTACATTTATTTTTCTTTCAAGTTGAAAAGAATTCATGATTTAGGATAAAGAATATAGATTGTTCTTTAACTTTTAATAAATTAAAAAAGAATTAGATTTTAATTTTCTCTCGCAGATTTAGCAGATTCGGCAGATTTTTTATCTCCTAAATCTGCTAAATCTGCGGGAGTTTTTTTTACCTTTAAAATCTATTAAAATTCCAACTTTTAAATTAAAACAATGAAATATAACAGATGCGGAAAAAGCGGTTTGTCGCTTCCTGAAATTTCTTTAGGATTATGGCATAACTTCGGTTCGGTTGATAATTTTGAAAATGCCGAAAGCATTGCTATTGAGGCTTTTGATAAAGGAATTACTCACTTTGATTTAGCAAATAATTATGGTCCAGTTCCAGGTTCTGCTGAGGAGAATTTTGGAAAAATATTATGGCATAATTTTCAGGGAAATCTGCGTGATGAAATCATAATTTCTACCAAAGCAGGTTATACGATGTGGAAAGGTCCTTACGGAGATTGGGGTTCGAGAAAATATCTGCTTTCGAGCTTAGATCAGAGTTTGAAAAGAATGAATGTCGATTATGTAGATATTTTTTATTCACACCGTCCAGATCCAGAAACGCCAATTGAAGAAACTATGATGGCTTTAGATCACGCCGTAAGAAGCGGAAAAGCTTTGTATGTCGGAATCAGTAATTATTCTGCGGAACAAACGAGAGTTGCGGTTGATGTTTTAAAACAATTGGGAACGCCAT
It encodes:
- a CDS encoding L,D-transpeptidase family protein — translated: MIRRKKMFSQYYKLRDALKEYREIEKNGGWKTIETDEDYKALKVGDSSDIVAQIRERLFVTKDIKEDNKSAVCDTILMKAMKYYEARHGYTPKNTILLEHINDLNIPVSERIKTIIVNMERCRWIDPELEKGQKYIEVNIPEFKLYIIEDGKIAFISPVVVGRAMTKTVIFSGMMSNIVFSPYWNVPTSIINSEIKPGMAKDKNYLQKKNLEWNNGAVRQLPGKNNSLGLVKFLFPNSSNIYLHDTPSKSLFERESRAFSHGCVRVAKPRELAIELLKVDPQWNPARIDKAMHAGKESWYTLKKKIPVYIGYFTAWVDREGNLNFYKDIYGRDESLIKLLTEE
- a CDS encoding C40 family peptidase; translated protein: MKLRLFTFLSAFILFSSFTFKKNSEQILVQNSNIQTEINRDSIVAFAKKHLGIPYRYASSNPQKGFDCSGFVGYVFKNFGMTLPRSSSGYKNIGKTVKPEDFKVGDILVFYGYKNRNIVGHVGIICEANGMHSKFIHASSGKAQQVTITALDTEHYTKRFYKCVDVLEK
- a CDS encoding SGNH/GDSL hydrolase family protein, which encodes MFPKKIALLILFLLISVISTSQTLNSNKTFLYQGRIEKLQNDNVILIGTASSVSFNFTGKECSISLQSVDAYEHHNYVQLVLDGKYIGKIRIEKGAVQVFPIKVTSSKKEHRLEIYKNTEAQSGNILFAGTTSKLIPISFKKKKKIEFIGDSITCGAASDPSDVPCDKGEYMDHHNGYYAYGPTLSREIDADYLMSRVSGIGMYRNWNDENKDEAIMPDAYPNLYLTKDASKPKYDFAFQPDIISIALGTNDFSGGDGKKERLPFNPEKYISNYINFIKMLYEHNPKVQIVITNSPMVGGERGVVFEDCLNKVKNAFANDKAHKPIQIFKFKPMTPSGCSGHPDLAEHKVLANEYAPFLKKLLNEK
- a CDS encoding sialate O-acetylesterase, which gives rise to MKNNIYKFVFFLLISSTMMANISLPNIFSDNMVLQRNSQVKIWGWANPKEEIKLVSSWNNQEYKTVANNQAKWEITIKTPEAGGPFTISIKGYNEVVLKNILIGEVWLCSGQSNMEMSVSWGIDDGEEEMKNATNPNIRFFTVPKLTAESPQNNLLGNWTESTPETMKYFSAIGYFFAKRLREDLKNVPIGLISSNWGGTPAEIWMPEDVVNNDPLLLENAKKLNEQEYGPRQPGRAYNAMIYPIVGFKIAGTLWYQGESNVGSLVYDKTLGALIISWRKEWNDNFPFYYVQIAPFKNGSNNFSNVTVRDSQRKLLKEVSKTGMVVISDISNTIDIHPKNKKSVGIRLANLALAETYKTNSNLVNGPLFKGIKVNKNAVIVSFDYGDGLYFKDKKSNQFEVAGVDGVFYPAEASIKNDEVIVTSKKVASPAKVRFAWGNTIQSDLFNKANLPASCFISEL
- the bglX gene encoding beta-glucosidase BglX, giving the protein MKNKKIIIIGVLSLFTVGNMNAQKKPYLDKNKTVEQRIDLLLPLMTLEEKVGQMNQYNGFWDVTGPAPKGGTAELKYEHLRKGLVGSMLTVRGVKEVRAVQKIAVEETRLGIPLIIGFDVIHGYKTLSPIPLAEAASWDLEAIKKSAAIAADEASASGINWTFGPNVDVANDARWGRVMEGAGEDPYLGSKIGYARVKGFQGETVADLAKANTIAACAKHFAAYGYVEAGLEYNIVDISNSKLYNSVLPPFEATVDAGVRTFMNSFNTLNGVPATGNAFLQRDILKGKWKFDGFVISDYASIREMIAHGYAKDEADAAAKAVIAGSDMDMESYLYVAKLVDLVKSGKVKESLIDDAVRRILRVKFELGLFDDPYRYCDEKREKEVVGSRANNEGVLDMAKKSIVLLKNEKNLLPLKKSGQKIALIGALANDKNSPLGSWRIAASDDTAVSILEGMQQYKGNQLTFEKGADLLKQKATFLTETVFNTTDRSGFEVAKNAAKNADAVVMVLGEYGFQSGEGRSRTDLNLPGLRQELLEEIYKVNPNVVLVLNNGRPLSIPWAAENVPAIVEAWHLGTQAGNAVAQVLYGDYNPSGKLPMSFPRNVGQVPIYYNKYSTGRPIDSDKNVFWSHYMDVEKTPQFPFGFGLSYTTFDYKNLKLNKTSFAKGEKVQVSVEVANSGNYDGKEVVQLYIHDEYASIVRPIKELKGFELVSLKKGETKTVSFTLTDKELGFYDNEGNYLVEPGTFKIMVGGSSDKGLQSGFEIKE
- a CDS encoding DUF308 domain-containing protein, whose amino-acid sequence is MEHSLFKKVKATIDYWYIPLLVGILFVIIGFWSFATPVKAYLTLAFLFSVSFLVSGIFEIIFALSNRKK
- a CDS encoding DUF308 domain-containing protein, with amino-acid sequence MANPLVSVTLLPLYVGLAILFRSVMAIFMAFNLKSYSVPDWKNLLGLGILGLLFSFLLLWNPVFAGLSIVYWTAFAFIASGIFYIYFSFKLKRIHDLG
- the mgrA gene encoding L-glyceraldehyde 3-phosphate reductase, coding for MKYNRCGKSGLSLPEISLGLWHNFGSVDNFENAESIAIEAFDKGITHFDLANNYGPVPGSAEENFGKILWHNFQGNLRDEIIISTKAGYTMWKGPYGDWGSRKYLLSSLDQSLKRMNVDYVDIFYSHRPDPETPIEETMMALDHAVRSGKALYVGISNYSAEQTRVAVDVLKQLGTPCLIHQAKYSMLERWVENGLLDVLEEKGVGCIAFSPLAQGLLTDKYLKGIPENSRAHNPNGHLREDEVTQERIQKLIQLNEMAQNRNQSLAQMALAWLQKDKRITSVLIGASSVKQLCNNIDCLQNTEFSNDELNAIEKILA